In Panicum virgatum strain AP13 chromosome 5K, P.virgatum_v5, whole genome shotgun sequence, the genomic window aactgagccggtttgtttcaaacccgggagatgatcattggaagggtcttgaaagagtaatgcgctatctgaaggggacaatgaactatggaattcactacaccgggtacccaagggtactagaagggtatagtgattcaaattggatttctgatgctgatgagataaaggccacaagtggatatgtgtttacacttggtggtggagctattttctggaagtcttgcaagcagaccatcttaacgaggtcaactatggaagcagaactcacagcattagataccgccactgttgaggctgagtggcttcgtgagctccttatggacttgccgatagttgaaaaaccgttaccagcaatcctaatgaactgtgacaatcaaacggtaattgtcaaggtgaatagttcaaaggataacatgaagtcatctagacatgtgaaaaggcggttgaaatctgtcagaaaattgagaaactccggagttatagccctggactatgttcagacggctaaaaatctggcagatcagtttacaaagggtctttcacgaaatgtgatagacaatgcatctatggaattgggcttgagacccacgtgagtcattctatagtggaaacctgtcctatgtgatcggagatcccgtgaattatgatggtgaaacaaactaaagtctgactgtgagaagagaacctttgtgaaaagggctcattccgtgtataaggtgcatttctcttctaatctgtatggcaggttggtctataccttaatgtgtgccaggtggtttcttttaaacaaatgagttgttttcttgaaacaaagatgttgtcctacagaacatctgaaaggaacacacctatatgagtttgaccactggtcatggtctatgagaattgggtattctctagaaactcatgaagggcctggagtatgacttataagctccaaaccgcggggatgcttttgcagcctagtaccagtgtagggctctggtcaaacttgtttgcacaaaactggcaattcaaggcatagtccattgcacagttgtgaataagtgtagcctttgtcctagatggaagttcaacttaacagtctctgtcgaatactggtatatcaatgagagaatgagggtatttctagtgtggcttgaatttcttggtggggattgttggagtaatgggcttggcccatttattctaaagcattaaaagaatttaaagcccaccattaatgctagggaatcaatgtttaattccgtaccgggaattgaggaggatctcaaccgacttaaaaggtggacttcttgtacaccacttgtgaagccggtaagaggaggacggtgaaccacacgcgcgcgcgcgctcgctcgcctcgccgggccgggccgggccgggccgggccgtggccgtggccgtggccgtggccgtggccgaggccgaggccgaggccgaggcgaggcgcggcgcggcgcggcgcggcgcggccggccggacgggcggtgcggcgcggcgcggcgcggcgcggcgcggtgtgatgtgatggctattttgccgttgacagcaattaatcgtgcgattaaacgtgcaattaaatctgtaattaatggccataaccgcatcacctaaatgactctgatggtgtccaggttcaacgaacctgagcacctgagtcactatataaggagtgccattcccctcatccatcctgcaccagagcactgaggcaactcggctcctctcttctccctctccagttgcaacaactgagttccccaacgctaatttctgcgcgcacagaattagcgtgagcagacctccgaaaccttgctcgccttgagatcctgcacgggataggcgggcaatcagggttttgggtaacgctttggcgtgactgctcaaaaatacttaggctttgcccgattgtacgactacttcctggtagacgagccgaacgactacgtcgactacattctggtggccgaacgactacgtcgactacatcttggtgaccgttcgtgggactgcactgcgaacttcttcctgcaccgatttagttcgactacttcgactgaggccaaccgagtagatgtctactccagttggtaacagcgcagccaatgcctccggcaacggccccgctttagggtactccctgaaactttggttatttatattatttatgcttatatgtgtgataagtataaacatattcacatgttttattttactccttaaaatcatagaaatattgctagtttatacatttaattttggaattaaaatataccgaaaattgcctagatttgtAACAGCCGGCACGGGGTTCGTGAAGGAGGTCGTGATGTACACGGTCATGGACAACCTCCAGGTCGCGCCCATGTCCACCATCTCCAGCATCGCCGCCCTCAACGCCCTGGGCATCACGGACATCAGCTCGCTCCAGGAAAAGTCTGTTCGAGTGGGGTACAACGAGGGACGTTCAATTtttctttcgaaaaaaaaaagatgtcaaCTAATTCGCGTGCTAGATTTCAACTAGTTCCAGTGGGGTACATCATGTTGTGCAGGGATTGGAGATGCTGAGAGCGTCGCTGCAGTCCAAGACCGTGCTCACGGACATCTTCCTCGGGAAGAAGACACGGGAGGTTGCCGCCGCGCCTTTGGAGAAGAAGAACCTGGaggtcgctgccgccgcgcctttggagaagaagaacatggaggtcgctgccgccgcgcctttgaagaagaagaacgtcgCTGCCGCTGCGCCTTCGGAGAAGAAGAAACCGAAGGCTTCCCCGTCATCAAAGAATAAGAAGAAATCGGATGCGACCCcgtcgaagaagaagaaagggaaggCTTGAATCTCGATGGCCTGTGCATTCGATCCACTCCTGCTATCAGTGCGGCAGTAGTTGATGCAACGCAACTTGTTACTGTTGCCTGTGCTGGTCTATCCTAGATGGCCGTTGCTACTGTTCCCAGTGATGTGTGACATGAATTCCACCAGTTCTGTATTTTGCCATTAACGTCACGTTTCGCTCTGCGTCGTTGACGTTGAGTTCTCGCACTATCCATTTTTTTTAACAAGCAAAACCTGGTGGACGTAAAAACGATTTTCATTCCTACTGGGCACCAAATAATTACTGAATTGGAGACCACCCCTGTACCTCAAAAGCATGTAGAAAACAGGTTGTCATCTATAAGACCAGTCTCAACGGGAGTTTCATGGCATTAAATACCATCACTTTTACTGACATagcaaggagagagaaggatggAGTTTAATGGGACCATGAAACACATCTGGCACGATTGCCTAGTTCTCAATCTAGGTAATAGTGTCCATAAAacttccactgagactggcctaaaacctatatagggtgtgtttagttggtgaaaagtttgaattttggtattgtagcaaatttcattgttacttgacaaatgatgtccaatcatggactaattgggcttaaaagattcatctcatggtaatcagttagactgtgtaatcagttaggccagtctcaatgggggtttcatgacattaaataccaTCAATTTTGCCGAAATGTCAAGGAGAATaatggagtttcatgggatgtgaggaaagtttcatcaccatgaaattcatctggcacagttacctagttctcagtctaggTATCTGTGtccatgaaactcccactgagactggccttatatttttaactgcatttaatacttcatgtatgtgtcaaAAAATTTTATGTGACGAgtactgtaggaaattttttgggaactaaacagggccatagTTAGTTTCCACTAGAaatttctctcaacatgcaagTTGTCCACCTCAGCAATAATGCACTATCATATATAATTAAAACCCACTACACTAGTATTTTGCTATCCAGGTCAACATATCATGCAATCCACTAGCATTAATTAATAATAATTTATTCATTTATAAAATTATTagaatatatataattatttcATTCAGCCACGTTAACATGTGCGTCACTATTGGGATTCATAAAGATTTATTACTATTTCTTTGTTCTCCGAATCAGCCACATCATCTTCACTATTGTAACAATCCAATCAACTTCATGCACGTCTTATAAAATGTGtgtcttatttatttattttttctctgAGAATAActttaaaaaatattatttttcttcCAAGACATTTCTCATATGGCTTTCAACGTAATCTCTACAAATACACCATTTATACGagctttttttattaaaaaaatctatcacttttttgtttttttaacatTCTCGATCTAAATGTTTATTTGTTTTACTACATGCTCTCCATAGCATTTTATTTGAAGAAttattgtatttttttattatagTTTATTAAAAATCTCTCTGAAATCTAGTAGCAACACACGGGGGATCGCCTAGTTTATGATAAGGATAAACCACATATTAGATTTGGCAGCATGTCCCCCTCCATGAAGAGTTCAGGTTGGCTATAGCAGAGAaatattttttggaaaaaaattgtggCCGTCGATTTGGGTTGCAGGTGAACGAGGAGAGGAGGAAAATGAAGAAGAGAAGATGCTGTGCTGATAGGGTAAGGGTATAACTGTCATTTCGAATGCTAGATTGATGAAAAAAATGATAGATTAGAAAGGTAGAAACATCGCGGATACGAGGGAATTATTTACAGTGTCAAAACTACAAAGCGAATTATTTCGTGTGTCAAGAGTGTAAATTTCTCCAAGTGCAAGGAGCGAGCGCTCCGTTCAAACTTACTCCAGCTCCAGACTCGAGTAGTTGGGAGATCGCGATCATAAAGTCTAGTGATGTTTCACCTGACCTGAACGCTTCGGGTGAAGGGGAAGTACATCGAGAGCAGTGCGCAAACCGATTCGacctccggccggccggccagctccAGCTGCATTTCTGCATTGGGACTGGATGccaagcatcggttcttgagcGGCGTTGCACGCCTCCCCTCCTTTCCTGCATCGGGACTCCATGAAAATAAACGGTCTTGAATTCTTGATCGTTGAAAGTTCACTATATGAGGTCACCCCCCTCATGTATCAGCAGCACACTCCAATACTCCAGTAGTTCAAAAAACAAGAGACAGTAGTGACACCACCACTATCCACCAGTGGCCATGGCCCCAACCACCTCTGATGCTAGTGCTTCCCCGCTCACCATGAAGCTGCTGGTGGACACCAAGGTCGGCCGCGTGCTTTATGCGGAGGCAGGCAAGGACGTCGTCgacttcctcttctccctcctcacCTTGCCCGTCGCCACGGTCGTCAAGATCCTGAGCCAGGACGCCATGGTCGGCTCCATCGGCAACCTCTACCGCAGCGTCGAGACGCTTGACGACACCTACGTCCGCTCCGGCGACGCCAGGGCCGCGCTGCTCGCGCCGGCCGGAGGTTACGATGGCGGCAAGCTGCTCCAGCTGCCAGAGGCAGTGGAGTCCTCTACTGAATTTTACCGGTGCTGCTACAACAACTATACCGAGTGCTGGACACACATGTCTAAGGTGAGCGGCACGCGTTGTAAGCATAGCAGCTGCAGCGGCAAGATGACCACGAAGATGATCGTCGTTGCCGTGGATTCGAGCCGTGCTTCTGGTggagaggcagcggcggcggcagcccagTCAGGTCATGCAGGCAAGGGGTTCGTGCAGGGCGTGGTGACGTACACGGTGATGGACGACCTGAAGGTGGCGCCCATGTCCACCATCTCCGGCATCACCCTGCTCAACACCTTCGGCGTCACCGACATCGGCACGCTCCAGGAGATGACCGTCCAGCTGGGCTACGACGAGGTAACAACACAGGTGCTCATCATTTGCTTCCGCCGTACTCGAAATTTTATGTGTTTGTGATTCGTGTGCGTGCAGAGCTTGAAGATTCTCAAGGCGTCGCTGCAGTCCAAGACGGTGCTCACGGACGTCTTCCTTGTGAAGAAGTAGTCGTACTCGTCGTCGAGGTCTTGAAGGAAGCTGCCGCCGTCGTGCCAGAGATCTGATCTTTGTGGTTTCCGTCTCGTCCCAGCGTCAGAGTCCTGTCGCTTGGTTTACTTTGCATTGCAAGTCCTTTTTGTGTTGCTCCAAATAATCGTGTTACTAGATGTCAAGTTTCGAAGGGCATGTACTCAGTTGGCAACGACTCAGATTGGAAACTGAAAAGATCTGCGCACTTCCAAATTAGCATTGTTTTGATGAGAGTCACGTTCGTGCACGGCAAACGTATCCCTGGACTCTCCATATATATTCAGTTGTTTTACCTGCTCGCGGAACAACCTGTGCCTCGCAACACATCAGCCGAGATCGATCTACCGAGAGACATGGgcaacgccgccgccatgccggcGTTCGCTGccgcgccgtcggcggcggcgaccccgaCCATCAAGCTGCTCATCGCCAAGGACGCCGGGGTCGTGGTCCTCGCCGAGGCGGGCAAGGACGTGGTCGACTTCCTCCTCGGCTTCCTCGCCATGCCGCTAGCCGCCGCCTGCAACCTGACCGTCGGCGCCAAGGACAAGGACAGCCCGCTCGGCGCGCTCGCCAACCTCCACGCCAGCGTGCAGTGGATGGACCCCGGGTACTTGCAGAGCCCGGAGACGCGGGACGCGCTGAAGCATCGTCGTCGCCGTGCCTGTCGCTCAAGGGGCTGGCACTCCCGCCTTTCGGCGTCGTCGGCGGCACCTGCGGCTGGCACTGTCAGGACTGCCTCGCCGCGCGGGCGCAGGAGAGCAAAGGGTTCGTGCGGGGCCTGGTGACGTACACCGTCACCGacgagctcgccgtcgagcccATGACCCCATGTCCAACATCTCACCGTCAAGATTGGCTACCAAGAGGTAATCTTTGCATGCAGTTTGGCTAAACACTTTCCAAAAATTTGTCATCTAGTTCTCTGTTTTTTTAGAATACCGTGGAAATCGAACTTTAAATTTCTTGTAAAATTTCTACCTTGCAAGTAGAATCTAAACGCGTGCACGGATCCAATTGCAGGGTTTGGAGATTCTGAAGGCGTCGTTGAACAAGTCCAAGACTGTGCTGACTGACGTTTTCCtgaccaagaagaagaagggggcgCGAACATCCGGCGACAAGAACGCCGGTACTAGTCAACAGCAGCAAGAGAAGAGAGCGCGGACTGATCAAGCGGCGGGAAAAGGGTTGGCTATTGAATAAATATAGTTTACTTACGAGCTTAAGTCGGATGTGAACAGTTTGATTTAGATTGCTGATGGCCTGAAAAGAGTGATATTTTATCTATTTGACGATTGCTGATGGTTTGAAAGCAGTGATATGTTTATCATAGAATGGCAGGATTTAGCACCCCACCACATGGCACACATCACGTTTcttaactaatgagaaagttcTTTAATGCCATTTAGGATGGCGCGCTGATGATCCTCTTCCCATTTCTTATTGTCTATTTCTCTTGGATTTTGAATCTTATTGTCTATTTCTCTAGGATTTTGATATTTCAGTATTAGTTGTTAGATGTTGAAATGGTTCATATGCGGTGTCCCAAGATTGTGGTGGCTTTAGAAGAAtattttttagtatttttttcaattttttgctTGGTTACTGGGTGGTTACAGAACATCATTGTGGATGACGAtgtgttttatttttcatgttgCAGTGGCAAATTATTATTGCAACATTCACCTATGAACCATGCAATATCAATATATGCAACATCAAGATTTCTGATGTTAGTGCGatattctttttctcttgttgGATGGTAATGATATACTTTTGTTCGTGTTTTTTCATGTTGCGATCTATGTTTTGGCGTGTTGGTGGATGGTGATGAAATTTTCTGCTGTCGCATGCTGTGTTTCTAGATGTTGCaacaaatatatttttctaaaaatattgcATGCAACATAATACATATGTTGCGGTGGGAATTTTGAGGGAGTTACTGTCCGATGCTAGTGTTCAGATGTCGGATGTCACGACGCTAGCAAGTCCATTTATTTAATGATCATCGAGTGAAACTAATTTAGTGTTCCTATTTATGCATTTTTTTATAAACTtgatcaaaaataaaaaaatatttgtataaaACTAATAATATTTATAGTGACTGGTTCATGGAGATGGCAACCAAGGATTGTAATCGTGATGTAAATTAATATGAAGCTCTCAaattgcaaaaaagaaaaaaataggggCAGGCCCGGCCCTGTAGTGTTGACAGGTGGGGcagtcgccctggccccccaaATTGTAGGGGCCCCATCATGTATACGTTGTGTATATACAAAACTACTAAGATCTAAGTGCTAAACTGTGATATGATGTTAGCTTGTTACAAAATAAATGACCACTATCGATTTAGCTCAAACTGTGATATTCAGTTACAAATCAGCCCATCGACAACTTTGGGCCTTGAGGATGGGTGAGGCCATCCATATTTCAAGCGTACAGGCCTGCTGGCGTATCATCGAAGCTACCGAAAAATCGGTACTGCGCGCCTGTGTACCTCCTCATCGGATAGGAAGCATCGATCTCAAACTAATTAGTGCTCGATTCGTCGTTAGTAGGATTTTCATTTGTTCTAAGAGAAAGGGAATAGGGATGCAAGTTCTTGTAAATGTTAGTTGTGCTCTAATTTTGATGTAATGATATAACATTGTTTTCACTGTATGGTTTTTTTAATATCAAGGTTTTTAATCACCGGCTATAAGGTGTTTAACGGTAGGGCTGCCGTTATGgcgtttagcgggctatagccgtcATTTAATGGGCTATAGTCAACTTTAGTATGCTTTAAATGCTATCGCGGCTGCCCTTCTTAGGAGTTATAGGTGTCTATAAAGGTAGTTATAGCCGACTATTTAACACTTTATTTTATATACATCGAAATTAACTTTTGCAACTTATCTAGTTGGATACCTATATCAATTAGGGGCCTTCGATTTTGGCTTTGCCCCGGGCCCCAAAAAACACAGGGCCGGCCCTGAATAGGGGTGTCAATAGGTGAGGTGACCTTTAGGGGTACCTCCAAACCTCTTTAAttaaaaattttgtactacttctccaaaaataatattttattttaaaaaactaGTACAATATTTTGAACTGAGGGCTGGAGGTGCCCCTAAGGGTCAGCCATTGGCACCCCTAAAAAAATCAACTGCCAATAAAAGCATGCTATATCactaggaaaaaaaaacatgattcCATCGAGAAGCCGCAACGTCAGCATGTATATACATTGCGCACGGGTACGGTGAAGGGAAAACACATGATTTTTTCTCAAGAAATGCCATGTCTTACAAATGGGAAAACCGTGAGTATCCAAAAATTTCCGTTTCGATTCGGAAAAAAAAATCCGTTTCAATTTGATCACGACGACGAGTGCGGCACTGCAATGCAACACGGTGACCAAGTAGGACACGAACACGAACACTCTGGCGGCTCCTACGCCGACTCGCCGCCTCCAACAACCGACCGTCTCCCATCTATAATACCAGCCGATCTCCGAGGGAAGGGCGTACCCCGTAGCACGTCTCAACAtgagcgacgccgccgccacgccgtcgTCCGGGACCTCCACCATGAAGCTAGCTGCTCGTCGACAGAGCGTCCCAGCGCGTCCTCTTCGCGGAGGCCGGCAAGGACGTCGTCGACTTCATCTTCGGCCTCCTCGCCATgacgctcggcgccgccgcgagcctgcTCCGCGccgagggcgccggcgccggcgccgccacgctcGGCAGCGTCGCGAACGTCTACGCCAGCGTGGAGAAGATGGACGCCGCGTACCTGCAGGGCCCCGAGGCCCGGGACGCGCTGCTCGTCAACGACAGCTTGCCGTCGGGCCCCTCCACCCGGCTCCTCCCCAccaccagcagcgccgccgccgccgccgcatctacTAGCACCACCGAGGCCCCGACCTACTGCAGCATGTGCCCGCCGCCCGGGATGCACATGCCAGCTCCTCTTGCCGGCCAAACCTACCTGCCGTACCAGTACCAGAACCCGTATTACGCtcccacgccggcgccggcgccggctccggctcccgaGAGCGGCGTcgccctgctgccgccgcccgacgccggcctcgccctgctgccgccgtcgctgTACCGGTGCCACGCGTGCCACGCGCTGGGGTCGCCCCAGGGGAGCAGGGGGTTCGTGCAGGGCGTGGCAAGCTACACCGTCATGGACGACCTCACCGTCGCGCCCGCGTCCACCGCGTCCACCCTGGCGCTGCTCCGCCGGCTCGGCGTCAAGGACCTCGACGCGGTCGAGGAGAGGACGGTCACCGTCGGCCGCAAAGAGGTGACGCTCTTGGTGCACGCTAGCTTAATGTTATCAATTACCGATTCATTAATCACATGTACGCATGCCTGGTAATTAAACTCGTTTGCACGGCGTTTTTGCAGTGCTTGGAGATCCTCAAGGTGTCGCTGCAGTCCAAGACCGTCCTGACTGATGTCTTCCTGGCAAAGACGACGAACAAGAGGGCGCGCACTGCCGGCGACGAGAACGACGACGACGCAGCTGGCATCTCTAATTCTGAGTAGGATCTCCTAGTCGTAGAggcagattggagataaatagACAGTGTGGATTCGTCTGAAGCTATTAGTCTCCAGTAGTTCGTTTTAGCCATGTTTGGCCTCCTTGTTTGATCATCTCAAGCTATTTTTATTAGCTGATTAAAAATTAACTCCTGAATTCAATCATGCATAAAATCGGTAGAAAACAATTCAAACAGGCA contains:
- the LOC120709618 gene encoding LOW QUALITY PROTEIN: uncharacterized protein LOC120709618 (The sequence of the model RefSeq protein was modified relative to this genomic sequence to represent the inferred CDS: deleted 1 base in 1 codon; substituted 1 base at 1 genomic stop codon), whose product is MSDAAATPSSGTSTMKXLLVDRASQRVLFAEAGKDVVDFIFGLLAMTLGAAASLLRAEGAGAGAATLGSVANVYASVEKMDAAYLQGPEARDALLVNDSLPSGPSTRLLPTTSSAAAAAASTSTTEAPTYCSMCPPPGMHMPAPLAGQTYLPYQYQNPYYAPTPAPAPAPGSRGFVQGVASYTVMDDLTVAPASTASTLALLRRLGVKDLDAVEERTVTVGRKECLEILKVSLQSKTVLTDVFLAKTTNKRARTAGDENDDDAAGISNSE
- the LOC120709617 gene encoding uncharacterized protein LOC120709617, with product MAPTTSDASASPLTMKLLVDTKVGRVLYAEAGKDVVDFLFSLLTLPVATVVKILSQDAMVGSIGNLYRSVETLDDTYVRSGDARAALLAPAGGYDGGKLLQLPEAVESSTEFYRCCYNNYTECWTHMSKVSGTRCKHSSCSGKMTTKMIVVAVDSSRASGGEAAAAAAQSGHAGKGFVQGVVTYTVMDDLKVAPMSTISGITLLNTFGVTDIGTLQEMTVQLGYDEGLEILKASLNKSKTVLTDVFLTKKKKGARTSGDKNAGTSQQQQEKRARTDQAAGKGLAIE